A window of the Oscillospiraceae bacterium NTUH-002-81 genome harbors these coding sequences:
- a CDS encoding precorrin-8X methylmutase: MIKKPDPVRPEDIEKRSMEIICQELGERTFPEPEFSVIRRCIHTSADFDYADNLCFSPGAVETGIRALQNGAHIVTDTTMAMAGINKRKLAEYGGSVHCFIQDADVAREAKARGITRSAVSMERAAALPGPLIFAIGNAPTALIRLYDLIRENGFSPALIIGVPVGFVHVVEAKELIMQTEVPYIVARGRKGGSNIAAAICNALLYAPKKENV, translated from the coding sequence ATCATTAAAAAGCCGGATCCGGTGCGGCCGGAGGATATCGAAAAGCGCAGCATGGAGATCATCTGTCAGGAGCTGGGGGAACGCACCTTCCCGGAGCCGGAGTTTTCTGTGATCCGCAGATGCATTCACACGTCGGCGGATTTTGATTACGCGGACAACCTCTGTTTCAGTCCGGGAGCCGTGGAAACGGGCATCCGCGCCCTGCAAAACGGTGCCCATATCGTCACGGATACCACCATGGCCATGGCCGGGATCAACAAGCGGAAGCTGGCGGAATACGGCGGCAGCGTCCACTGTTTTATTCAGGATGCGGACGTGGCAAGGGAAGCGAAGGCGCGGGGCATCACCCGGTCTGCGGTTTCCATGGAGCGGGCGGCAGCGCTTCCGGGGCCGCTGATCTTTGCCATAGGCAACGCACCGACCGCATTGATCCGTCTGTATGACCTGATCCGGGAAAACGGCTTTTCCCCGGCGCTGATCATCGGCGTGCCGGTGGGATTTGTCCATGTGGTGGAGGCAAAGGAACTGATCATGCAGACAGAAGTGCCCTATATTGTGGCCAGAGGCCGAAAGGGCGGCAGCAACATTGCGGCGGCGATCTGCAACGCGCTGTTGTATGCGCCAAAAAAGGAGAACGTCTGA
- a CDS encoding cobyric acid synthase, with product MSAKSIMIQGTMSNAGKSFVAAGFCRIFHQDGYRTAPFKSQNMALNSYITKDGLEMGRAQVMQAEAAGVEPRVEMNPILLKPTSNMGSQVIVNGEVLENMRAMDYYRRKPEFIPAVKQAYEKLASDYDVIVLEGAGSPAEINLMENDIVNMGMARMAGAPVLLVADIDRGGVFASVYGTVMLLPPEQRAYIKGILINKFRGDVEILRPGLNKIRELTGIPVLGVIPMEPFDLDEEDSLSERLTEDRPVAGQADVAVIRLPKISNFTDFFALEHRAGVHVRYVSSVEKLGRPDLIFLPGTKNTLEDLKWLRECGLEAAICRLHGEGVPVFGICGGYQMMGEQVSDPDGVEAGGTLRGMGLLPVSTVFSAEKTRTRMRGRVLHLPEVLSGHTEDGAAAEALPEVSGYEIHMGTSVLAEGAAPFLRLSDGREDGCVSDDGLACGTYLHGIFDEGETAERLLTWLRQKKGIRLEAPELSRTQIKEQEYDRLADLLRRSVDMEAIYMILEKGIDA from the coding sequence ATGAGCGCAAAATCGATCATGATACAGGGAACCATGTCCAATGCGGGAAAAAGCTTTGTGGCGGCCGGTTTTTGCCGGATTTTTCATCAGGACGGCTATCGGACGGCACCGTTTAAATCCCAGAACATGGCGCTGAATTCCTACATCACGAAGGATGGGCTGGAAATGGGCCGGGCACAGGTGATGCAGGCGGAGGCCGCAGGTGTGGAGCCCCGGGTGGAGATGAATCCCATCCTGTTAAAACCCACCAGCAATATGGGCAGTCAGGTCATCGTCAACGGCGAGGTGCTGGAAAACATGCGGGCCATGGACTATTACCGGCGGAAACCGGAGTTTATCCCTGCGGTGAAGCAGGCCTATGAGAAGCTGGCATCTGATTATGACGTGATCGTGCTGGAGGGTGCGGGCAGTCCGGCGGAGATCAACCTGATGGAAAATGATATCGTCAATATGGGCATGGCCCGGATGGCCGGGGCGCCGGTGCTGCTGGTGGCGGATATCGACCGGGGCGGCGTGTTTGCCTCCGTGTACGGCACGGTGATGCTGCTGCCGCCGGAGCAACGGGCGTATATCAAGGGCATTCTCATCAACAAATTCCGGGGGGATGTGGAGATCCTGCGGCCGGGCCTGAATAAAATCCGGGAGCTGACGGGCATTCCCGTGCTGGGCGTCATTCCCATGGAGCCCTTTGACCTGGACGAGGAGGACAGCCTGTCCGAGCGGCTGACAGAAGACCGGCCGGTGGCGGGACAGGCCGACGTGGCGGTGATCCGTCTGCCGAAAATTTCCAATTTTACGGATTTTTTTGCACTGGAACACCGGGCAGGCGTCCATGTGCGCTATGTCTCTTCCGTAGAAAAACTGGGCAGGCCGGATCTGATTTTTCTGCCGGGAACGAAAAATACGCTGGAGGATCTGAAATGGCTGCGGGAGTGCGGCCTGGAAGCTGCCATCTGTCGGCTGCACGGGGAAGGCGTGCCGGTGTTTGGCATCTGCGGCGGGTATCAGATGATGGGTGAGCAGGTCAGCGATCCCGACGGCGTGGAGGCGGGAGGCACCCTGCGGGGTATGGGACTGCTGCCGGTGTCCACAGTTTTTTCGGCGGAGAAGACAAGAACCCGGATGCGGGGAAGGGTGCTGCATCTGCCGGAGGTACTGTCTGGGCATACGGAAGACGGAGCAGCTGCAGAGGCGCTGCCCGAGGTATCCGGCTATGAGATCCACATGGGTACTTCCGTTCTGGCAGAGGGCGCGGCGCCTTTTCTGCGGCTTTCCGATGGACGGGAGGACGGCTGTGTCAGCGACGACGGGCTGGCCTGCGGCACGTATCTCCATGGCATTTTTGACGAGGGAGAGACGGCGGAGCGGCTGCTGACCTGGCTGCGGCAGAAGAAGGGCATTCGTCTGGAAGCGCCGGAGCTTTCCCGGACGCAGATCAAGGAACAGGAATACGACCGGCTGGCAGATCTGCTTCGACGGTCGGTGGATATGGAAGCCATTTATATGATACTGGAAAAGGGGATAGACGCATGA
- a CDS encoding aminotransferase class I/II-fold pyridoxal phosphate-dependent enzyme: MRKQVEKKDMAGHNGHGGRVFEAAQLLGTDYRELLDFSANLNPFGCPSSVQAAMQEGLSRAAFYPDPSQRALRAAIAEAEQVSPAWVMAGAGAADVIFRLCYGLRPARGLVCAPSFLEYGRALTAAGAKILYAAAEETPVKVTDAVGQMAAGNQEKFSGKRIVLDDRKSSRTDKDCAYRLRKSRLFDELQSGDVAFLCNPNNPTGLFVEPDWGLAFLAKCRERGITVVMDECFLDFTGQEKARSWKPYLNEYPNLVLLKSFTKLFAMPGIRLGYLLTANEALICQAEQAGQAWGMSCVAESAGIAAAKAHDDWAAQTSRAIRPLREKLKTGLEALGFSVKNGQANFLCFHAPGYLDLEQRLLQKQILLRSCGNYEGLGPEDYRTAVRTDTENARLLQALKEITGEEHR; this comes from the coding sequence ATGAGAAAACAGGTGGAGAAAAAGGATATGGCAGGCCATAACGGTCACGGTGGCCGGGTGTTTGAGGCGGCGCAGCTGCTGGGGACAGACTACCGGGAGCTGCTGGATTTTTCTGCGAACCTGAATCCCTTCGGCTGCCCGTCAAGTGTACAGGCGGCCATGCAGGAAGGACTTTCCCGGGCGGCTTTTTATCCCGATCCTTCCCAGCGGGCGCTGCGTGCAGCCATTGCAGAAGCAGAGCAGGTGTCTCCCGCATGGGTGATGGCCGGTGCCGGGGCGGCGGATGTGATTTTTCGGCTCTGTTACGGGCTTCGGCCTGCCAGGGGACTGGTGTGTGCGCCCTCGTTCCTGGAATATGGGCGGGCGCTGACGGCGGCAGGAGCAAAAATTTTGTACGCAGCGGCAGAAGAAACACCTGTGAAAGTAACGGATGCTGTCGGACAGATGGCAGCAGGCAATCAGGAGAAGTTTTCAGGGAAAAGGATCGTATTGGATGATCGGAAAAGCAGCCGGACGGATAAAGATTGTGCATATCGCCTGAGAAAATCCCGCCTGTTTGATGAACTGCAGTCCGGCGATGTGGCATTTCTCTGCAATCCCAACAACCCCACCGGTCTTTTCGTGGAGCCGGACTGGGGGCTTGCGTTTCTGGCAAAGTGCCGGGAGCGGGGCATTACCGTGGTGATGGATGAGTGCTTTTTGGATTTCACCGGGCAGGAGAAGGCGCGTTCCTGGAAGCCTTACCTGAACGAGTATCCGAATCTGGTGCTGTTAAAGTCCTTTACAAAGCTGTTTGCCATGCCGGGCATCCGCCTGGGGTATCTTCTGACGGCCAATGAGGCATTGATTTGTCAGGCAGAGCAGGCAGGGCAGGCCTGGGGGATGAGCTGTGTGGCGGAGAGTGCCGGAATCGCAGCGGCAAAAGCACATGACGACTGGGCGGCACAGACGTCCCGGGCGATCCGACCGCTGCGGGAGAAGCTGAAAACCGGTCTGGAGGCCCTTGGCTTTTCGGTGAAAAACGGGCAGGCCAATTTCCTATGCTTTCATGCGCCGGGTTACCTGGATCTGGAACAGCGGCTGCTGCAAAAACAGATCCTTCTGCGCAGCTGCGGCAACTATGAAGGGCTGGGGCCGGAGGATTACCGGACGGCGGTGCGGACAGACACCGAAAATGCCCGTCTGCTGCAGGCACTGAAAGAGATCACAGGAGAGGAACACAGATGA
- the cobJ gene encoding precorrin-3B C(17)-methyltransferase, which translates to MGKLYVVGLGPGGQQYMSEKARAAVEEADVVIGYTTYIALVRDLFSEKEYVQTPMRTERERCMQAIERAGQGQCVALVCSGDAGIYGMAGLVLELLAAGKTDGVEVEIVPGITAAVMAASVLGAPLMNDFCIISLSDLLTPAAVIRKRLAAAAAGDFVICLYNPRSHTRTKPLDDALAILRSLLSPDTVVGIVRNAGRDGQSRWIGTLETVEPEQVDMFCVMIVGNSATRVLDGRMVTARGYEKTGGEKGYGRP; encoded by the coding sequence ATGGGAAAGCTTTATGTGGTGGGGCTGGGCCCCGGCGGACAGCAGTATATGAGTGAAAAAGCCCGGGCGGCTGTGGAAGAAGCGGATGTGGTCATCGGCTATACGACCTACATTGCCCTGGTGCGGGATCTGTTTTCGGAGAAGGAATATGTGCAGACGCCCATGCGCACCGAGCGGGAGCGCTGCATGCAGGCCATCGAAAGGGCCGGACAGGGGCAGTGCGTGGCGCTGGTGTGCAGCGGAGATGCGGGCATCTACGGTATGGCAGGGCTGGTGCTGGAGCTGCTGGCGGCAGGGAAAACAGATGGTGTGGAAGTGGAGATCGTCCCGGGCATCACTGCAGCAGTCATGGCAGCGTCCGTGCTGGGGGCGCCGCTGATGAATGATTTCTGTATCATCAGCCTCAGTGATTTGCTGACCCCGGCGGCGGTGATCCGCAAGAGGCTGGCAGCGGCAGCGGCGGGAGATTTCGTCATCTGTCTGTACAATCCCAGAAGCCATACCCGGACGAAGCCGCTGGATGATGCGCTGGCAATCCTGCGAAGCCTCCTTTCCCCGGACACGGTGGTGGGCATCGTGCGAAACGCCGGACGGGACGGGCAGAGCCGGTGGATCGGCACGCTGGAGACGGTGGAGCCGGAGCAGGTGGATATGTTCTGTGTGATGATCGTCGGAAATTCCGCTACCCGGGTGCTGGATGGGCGGATGGTGACGGCCAGAGGGTATGAGAAAACAGGTGGAGAAAAAGGATATGGCAGGCCATAA
- the cobM gene encoding precorrin-4 C(11)-methyltransferase, with amino-acid sequence MVYFIGAGPGDPELLTIKGKKIIDRADVIIYAGSLVNPQVLADRKPEAVVYDSAGMHLDQVIAVMEQAEKEGLTTARVHTGDPAIYGAHREQMDRLEALGIPYEIVPGVSSFLGAAAALHAEYTLPGVSQTVILTRMEGRTPVPEREGIRALAAHQATMVIFLSVGQIRKLCEQLIPAYGENTPAAAVYKATWQDEKIVRATLGTLAAEVEAAGITKTALILVGGFLGSDHELSKLYDKTFTHGYRKGISEK; translated from the coding sequence ATGGTATATTTTATCGGTGCAGGGCCGGGAGATCCCGAGCTTCTGACAATCAAGGGAAAAAAGATCATTGACCGGGCGGATGTGATCATTTATGCGGGTTCGCTGGTGAATCCCCAGGTGCTGGCGGACCGGAAACCGGAGGCGGTGGTGTATGACAGTGCCGGGATGCATCTGGATCAGGTCATCGCGGTGATGGAGCAGGCGGAAAAAGAGGGCCTTACCACGGCCCGGGTACACACGGGAGATCCGGCGATCTACGGCGCCCACCGGGAGCAGATGGACCGGCTGGAGGCGCTGGGCATTCCCTATGAGATCGTTCCGGGTGTCAGCTCTTTTCTCGGGGCGGCAGCGGCGCTGCATGCGGAGTATACTCTGCCCGGCGTGAGCCAGACAGTGATCCTGACCCGGATGGAGGGACGCACCCCGGTGCCGGAGCGGGAAGGCATCCGGGCGCTGGCAGCGCATCAGGCAACCATGGTGATTTTCCTGAGCGTGGGACAGATTCGGAAGCTCTGTGAGCAGCTGATCCCCGCCTATGGAGAAAATACCCCGGCAGCGGCGGTATACAAGGCCACCTGGCAGGATGAGAAAATCGTCCGGGCCACCCTGGGCACGCTGGCGGCAGAGGTGGAGGCCGCAGGCATCACAAAGACGGCGCTGATCCTGGTGGGCGGTTTTCTGGGCAGCGATCATGAGCTGTCGAAGCTGTATGATAAGACATTTACCCACGGATACCGGAAGGGCATTTCAGAGAAATAA
- a CDS encoding SAM-dependent methyltransferase, which translates to MAGIFYGIGVGPGDPALLTEKAKRCIKAADVLAVPVNGKAATAFSIVKQAVDLKEKPVLELEFSMSGDRQAWKTCAVQAAEAIGALLEEGRQVTLVTLGDVTLYSTCMYVFQLLKRRGFAAELVPGISAASAGAALAGISLARDQESVAVVFADLGLPGEYVGELEADRDYGYFTTVIVNKKYDRT; encoded by the coding sequence ATGGCTGGAATTTTTTATGGTATCGGCGTGGGGCCGGGAGATCCTGCGCTGCTGACGGAAAAGGCAAAAAGATGTATAAAAGCGGCGGATGTGCTGGCGGTGCCGGTGAATGGAAAGGCGGCAACCGCGTTTTCTATCGTAAAGCAGGCGGTGGATCTGAAGGAAAAACCGGTGCTGGAGCTGGAATTTTCCATGTCGGGTGACCGGCAGGCGTGGAAAACCTGCGCCGTACAGGCGGCGGAGGCCATCGGGGCACTGCTGGAGGAAGGCAGACAGGTGACGCTGGTGACGCTGGGGGATGTGACACTGTACAGCACGTGCATGTACGTGTTTCAATTATTGAAAAGGCGGGGATTTGCGGCAGAGCTGGTGCCGGGCATTTCGGCGGCTTCCGCAGGGGCGGCGCTGGCAGGCATCAGTCTGGCCCGGGATCAGGAGAGCGTGGCGGTGGTGTTTGCAGACCTGGGGTTGCCCGGAGAATACGTGGGCGAACTGGAGGCAGACCGGGATTACGGATATTTTACGACAGTCATTGTGAATAAAAAGTATGACAGGACGTGA
- the mscL gene encoding large conductance mechanosensitive channel protein MscL, with protein MLKEFKEFAIKGNMIDMAVGIIIGGAFNSLVSTLVNDVIMPLLSVLTGKIDFSNIFFAMDGKHYDTLSAVPEGVATVNIGVFISGVINFIIMAFVVFMIVKMINKIREPKGKPAPAAPTTKKCPYCRSEIAIEATRCPHCTSVLDVIGEEPPKL; from the coding sequence ATGCTCAAAGAATTTAAAGAATTTGCGATCAAAGGCAACATGATTGATATGGCAGTCGGCATTATCATCGGCGGTGCGTTCAATTCTCTGGTCAGCACGCTGGTGAATGATGTGATCATGCCGCTGCTTTCTGTCCTCACCGGAAAAATCGATTTTTCCAATATTTTCTTCGCCATGGACGGCAAGCACTATGACACTCTGTCTGCAGTGCCCGAGGGCGTTGCCACCGTCAACATCGGCGTGTTCATCTCCGGCGTGATCAATTTCATCATCATGGCCTTTGTGGTATTCATGATCGTAAAAATGATCAATAAGATCAGAGAGCCCAAGGGCAAACCGGCACCGGCAGCACCGACCACGAAAAAGTGCCCGTACTGCAGATCCGAGATCGCCATCGAGGCAACCCGCTGCCCGCACTGCACATCTGTGCTGGATGTGATCGGCGAAGAGCCGCCGAAGCTGTAA
- a CDS encoding NCS2 family permease — MLESIFKLKENRTTVKTEIMAGITTFMTMAYILAVNPSMLSAAGMDASAVLIATALASFVGTVCMALFANYPFALAPGMGLNAYFAYTVCLGRGISWEVALMAVFAEGIVFIIMSFANVREAIFDAIPMTLKSAVSVGIGLFIAFIGLQNAKIIVNSDSTLLTYQNFKGGTFHSIGITALLAIIGVIITGYLLIKNVKGGILFGILITWVLGMICQAIGLYVPDAEAGMYSLYPNFSAGINLASFGKTFGAVFRADMSGINLLDFIVIMFAFLFVDVFDTLGTLIGVATKADMLDEDGKLPHIKGALMADAVATCAGAVFGTSTTTTFVESASGVTEGGRTGLTSLTTGVLFLLSILLSPLFLSIPSFATAPALIIVGFYMIGNVVKINFDDMTEAIPAFLTILFMPLAYSISEGITIGVISYTIITVMTGKAKEKKLSWVMYVLTVLFILKYIFL; from the coding sequence ATGCTTGAATCTATTTTTAAGCTGAAAGAGAATCGCACGACGGTGAAGACGGAGATCATGGCCGGTATCACCACCTTCATGACGATGGCGTATATTCTGGCTGTCAACCCGTCGATGCTGTCAGCTGCCGGCATGGATGCGTCTGCCGTGCTCATTGCCACTGCGCTGGCATCCTTTGTGGGAACGGTCTGCATGGCACTGTTTGCCAACTATCCCTTCGCACTGGCACCGGGCATGGGCCTGAATGCCTACTTTGCATACACGGTCTGCCTGGGCAGAGGCATTTCCTGGGAAGTGGCACTGATGGCTGTATTTGCGGAAGGTATCGTATTTATCATCATGTCCTTTGCCAACGTGCGGGAAGCTATTTTTGATGCCATCCCCATGACACTGAAAAGCGCTGTCAGCGTCGGCATCGGTCTGTTCATCGCCTTCATCGGCCTGCAGAATGCCAAGATCATTGTCAATTCCGATTCCACGCTGCTGACCTACCAGAATTTCAAGGGCGGCACCTTCCACAGCATCGGTATTACCGCGCTGCTGGCCATCATTGGCGTGATCATCACCGGCTATCTGCTGATCAAAAATGTAAAGGGCGGCATCCTGTTCGGTATCCTGATCACCTGGGTGCTGGGCATGATCTGTCAGGCCATCGGCCTGTATGTGCCGGATGCAGAGGCAGGTATGTACTCCCTGTACCCGAATTTTTCCGCAGGCATCAACCTGGCATCCTTCGGCAAGACTTTTGGCGCTGTATTCCGCGCGGATATGTCCGGCATCAATCTGCTGGATTTCATCGTTATCATGTTTGCGTTCCTGTTCGTGGATGTGTTTGACACCCTGGGTACTCTCATCGGTGTGGCAACCAAGGCTGACATGCTGGATGAGGATGGCAAGCTGCCGCACATCAAGGGTGCGCTGATGGCAGACGCCGTTGCCACCTGCGCAGGCGCTGTTTTCGGTACATCCACCACCACCACCTTCGTGGAGAGTGCTTCCGGCGTGACCGAGGGCGGCCGTACCGGACTGACCTCCCTGACGACCGGTGTGCTGTTCCTGCTGTCCATTCTGCTGTCCCCGCTGTTCCTGTCCATTCCGTCCTTTGCGACGGCACCAGCCCTGATCATCGTAGGCTTCTACATGATCGGCAACGTGGTAAAGATCAATTTCGACGACATGACAGAAGCCATCCCGGCCTTCCTGACCATCCTGTTCATGCCGCTGGCTTACAGTATTTCCGAGGGTATCACCATCGGTGTGATTTCCTACACCATCATCACAGTGATGACAGGAAAAGCAAAGGAGAAGAAGTTAAGCTGGGTGATGTATGTACTGACCGTGCTTTTCATCCTGAAATACATTTTCCTGTAA
- a CDS encoding stage IV sporulation protein A → MKKEDIYRLLEQVLYEFPVQQIEYYIPKWVEMLEESHEIKQDLLENVRAYMDGIEKVRDVRNREFTAQSSFIRAMKQEAMDLSSGTLKVQVDFDPAYYYRTLSELTGAAIDGEYQLIAAVRELSKMKKEYEQVQDALQAVRMKGYGVISPVKGEITLEEPVVIRQGNKYGVKIRSEAPSIHLIRANIETEIAPIVGSEQQANDLIAYIRENQQTEDGIWNTNIFGKSVEQLVEDGIRGKLTRIGDECQEKLQDTMQKVVNDLSGGMVCIII, encoded by the coding sequence ATGAAAAAAGAGGATATTTACCGGCTGCTGGAGCAGGTGCTCTATGAATTCCCGGTGCAGCAGATCGAGTATTACATCCCCAAATGGGTGGAAATGCTGGAGGAGAGCCATGAGATCAAGCAGGATCTGCTGGAAAATGTCCGGGCCTACATGGATGGCATTGAGAAGGTGCGGGATGTCCGGAACCGGGAATTCACGGCCCAGAGCAGCTTCATCCGCGCCATGAAGCAGGAGGCCATGGATCTGTCCTCGGGTACCCTGAAGGTGCAGGTGGACTTTGATCCGGCCTACTATTACCGGACACTCAGCGAGCTCACCGGCGCGGCCATCGACGGAGAGTATCAGCTCATTGCGGCGGTGCGGGAGCTGTCCAAAATGAAAAAGGAATATGAGCAGGTACAGGATGCCCTGCAGGCGGTGCGGATGAAGGGCTATGGCGTCATCAGCCCGGTGAAGGGAGAGATCACGCTGGAGGAGCCGGTGGTCATCCGCCAGGGCAACAAGTACGGCGTCAAGATCCGCTCGGAAGCCCCGTCCATCCATCTGATCCGCGCCAACATCGAGACGGAGATCGCCCCCATTGTGGGCAGCGAGCAGCAGGCCAACGACCTGATCGCCTACATCAGGGAAAACCAGCAGACCGAGGACGGCATCTGGAATACGAACATCTTCGGAAAATCCGTGGAACAGCTGGTGGAGGACGGCATCCGCGGAAAACTCACCCGCATCGGCGACGAGTGCCAGGAAAAGCTGCAGGATACGATGCAGAAGGTGGTCAACGATCTCAGCGGCGGCATGGTGTGCATCATCATTTAA